The window TTTATCCAGCTCATCATAGGCGTGCCATGCGCGCGCTGATCCAACGAGTCCATTCAGCAACTGCGTCTGATAGCAATAGCCAACTCGTCTCCATCGGAGCCGGGCTGGCTATTTTTCTAGGAGTTGGAAAAGGAGACAACAAGGAGGA of the Desulfomicrobium macestii genome contains:
- a CDS encoding D-aminoacyl-tRNA deacylase, with product MRALIQRVHSATASDSNSQLVSIGAGLAIFLGVGKGDNKEDAKHLATQIAHIRIFDGPGGKFDRVAFP